The following DNA comes from Paraburkholderia phytofirmans PsJN.
TGCCTATGTGACGGCCGATTTCACGCTGGTCGCGCCGCGTGTCGCGGGTCAGGTGTCCGAGGTGCTCGTTGAAGACAACCAGCAGGTCAAGGCGGGGCAATTACTGGTACGCATCGATGACCGCGACTTTCGTGCCGCGTTGATGAGTGCCGGGGCCGACGTGGCGGCAGCCAGGGCATCGGTTGCAAACTACGAGGCCGAGATCGCACGGCAGCCCGCGCTCGTCGATCAGGCGCGTGCCACGCTGCGCGCCGACGATGCGACGCTCGAGTTTGCGCGTGCGAATGCCGCGCGCTACCGCAATCTTTCGGAGACCGGTGCGGGAACCACCCAGGAGCAGCAGCACGCGGCGAGCGCGCTGGCCGAGGAACTCGCGCAGCAGGCGCGCAACCGCGCCGCACTGGTGGCGACCGTGCAGAACCTCGACGTGCTGAAGACACAGCGCGACAAGGCGGCGGGTGCCTTGGCCCGCGCCGAAGCCATGCTCGAGCAGGCGAAACTCAACCTGTCGTATACGGAGATCCACGCGCCCATCGACGGCAAGGTCGGACGGCGTTCGGCACGTGTGGGCGCATTCGTGACGACCGGCGCGCCGCTGCTCGCGATCGTCCCGCTGTCGGAGGCCTATATCGTCGCCAATTTCCAGGAGAACCAGCTTGCAAGGATGCGCCCCGGCGACACCGTGCGTATCAAGGTCGACAGTTTTCCGGGCGTGGTGATCCGCGGGCATGTCGATAGTCTTGCGCCTGCTACAGGCGTGAGCTTCGCGCCTATCGCACCCGATAACGCAACGGGCAACTTCACCAAGATCGTGCAGCGCGTGCCGGTCAGAATCACCATCGATCATGGACAACAGGCGGCGGCCGCATTGAGTGTGGGCCTTTCCGTCGAAACGGAGGTCGCCGTCGGCAGGCGCGCCGATATGCGGGTCGCGGGAGCGGATTCGAAATGAACACGCGTGACTTCTCCCTGCGCACACCGGCGCTCGCGCTGCTGCTGTGCTCGATGCTCACGGGCTGTCTGGTGGGCCCGAACTTCGAACCTCCGCAGACGGCCACGCCCGACGTATTCAACCGCACCCAGACCGCACAGGCCGCAAGCAAGGCCGTCGAATCCGGATTCACACCGCAATGGTGGACGCTGTTCAACGATCCGATACTGGACTCGCTGGAACAGCAATTGAGCGATGCGAATCTCGATGTGGCGGCTGCGTCGGCGCGTCTGCGGCAAAGCCGGGCGCAACAGCGCATTGCCGGCGCCGAAGAATATCCGGCGCTCAACGGCGCCGCCTCTTACGACCGCGAGCGCGGCAGTCCGAACGGCATTCTCTCGCTGCTTGGTGTCACGCCGACAGGAAGCCAGACGCAGTCGGCCTCGGGCAGTGCACCGCTCGGTGTCGCGCCGTTGCCGGGCGCCAAAGGCTCGCCCGCTTACGATCTGTACCAGTTCGGCTTCGACGCGTCATGGGAACTCGACTTCTGGGGGCGCGTACGACGCGGTGTCGAGGCCGCATCGGCGCTCTCCGATGCATCGTACGAGGACCGCAACGCGATCCTGCTGTCCGCCCGCGCCGAACTCGCGCGCGACTACATCCAGTTGCGCGACACGCAGGCCCTGCTGCAGATCGCGAAACAGAACCTCGACATCGCGCACGACGTCACCAAGCTCACGCAAAACCGGGTGCATGAAGGTGTGACGACGGACCTGGACGTCGCCAATGCGATGGCCCAGGCGGAGTCGATCGAAAGCCTGATCCCGACGCTCGAATCGCGCAACACGACCACGATCAATGCGATCGGCGTGCTGCTGGCGAAAGAACCGGGCGCATTGCAGCAGATGCTCGCCGAGCCGCACGATGTGCCGGCGCTGCCCGATCAGGTGCCGATTGGCGTTCCGTCGGAACTGGTGCAGCGCCGGCCCGACATCCGCAAAGCCGAGGCCCAGCTGCATGCGGCCACCGCGACGATCGGCATGGCCAAGGCCGACTTCTATCCGCGCATTTCGCTGAACGGCAGCGCCGGGTTCCAGAGCCTGCAACTGTCGAATCTCGCCGACTGGGCGTCCGGCCAGTTTGTCGTGGGACCGTCCATCACGTTGCCGATATTCGAAGGCGGACGCCTCAAAGGCACGCTGCATTTGCGCGAGGCGCAGCAGCAGGAAGCGGCGATTGTCTACCAGCACACCGTGCTTCAGGCATGGCGTGAGGTGGACGACGCGCTGGTCGTCTATGACGCCGAACAGCGGCGGCGCGACCGGCTGAAAACGGTTGTGAGTCTGAACCAGCGCGCGCTGTCGATTGCGCAGCAACGGTACAAGGCAGGTGCGGTGGATTTCCTGGATGTGCTGAACGTGCAGAAACAGTTGCTCGATGCGCAGAGCAACCTCGAGCAGAGCAAGGCCGACGCTGACGCGAACCTCATCACGCTGTGCAAGGTGCTCGGTGGTGGATGGGAATCAACGTATGCAAGGCAAGACAGTTCTCGTCGATAAATAATGTTTGCATGTCGGTCGCTACGAAAACGACATGATTCTTCTCTCTCGAACGGCGCGCTCATCGCAGCGCGCCACAGCCGCAGCATCTGCGGCGTCGATCGCCTGAACGCCGTGCCGAAAGAACGCCGGAGCAAGGCAACTGGCCGCGCCGGCGACCGTTTTTTCGTCAAATCTCACATTTGCATTAACATCGTGACACTGAACGTATGCAACTCGACGCGTCGCGAGCGGACGTGCCGGTTCGATATTCCACTGTGAAAGAGAGGGAGACGATCGTGGCTGATGAAAAGATGCTGGCGCAAGTTTGTGAAAAACAGGGATTTTTTGCCGCCCTGGACCAGAGCGGCGGATCGACCCCTGGCGCACTGCGGCTTTACGGCATTCCGGAGACCGCCTACAACGGCGACGCCGAGATGTTCAAACTGATACACGAGATGCGCGTGCGCATCATCACGGCGCCCGCCTTTACGGGGGACAAGATCATCGGCGCCATCCTGTTCGAAGCGACCATGGACGGTCAGGCTCAGGGCAAACCCGTTCCGGCCTTCCTGTGGGAAGAGCGCGGCGTCGTACCGTTCCTGAAGGTCGACAAGGGCCTGCAGGCCGAAGCCGACGGTGTCCAGTTGATGAAGCCGATTCCTGGCTTGGACGATCTGCTCGCGCGGGCCGCGAAGCTCAGCATCTGCGGCACCAAGATGCGGTCGGTGATCAATCTGAATTCGCAAAACGGGATCGCTGCAATCGTCAAACAACAGTTCGAACTGGCGGCGCAGATCGACGCGCACGGCTTGTTGCCGATCCTCGAACCCGAAGTTTCGATCAAGAGTCCGGACAAACCGGGCGCGGAAGCCACTCTGCGCGCCGAACTGATCAAAGGTCTCGACGCGTTGCCGGATAGCCGCCGCGTGATGCTCAAGCTGACCATACCCGATGCGGCGGACTTCTATCGTCAGCTGATCGAACACCCGCGTGTCGCACGGGTGGTGGCGCTGTCCGGAGGCTACACGCGCGCCGACGCGTGTCAACGGCTCGCCTCGAATCACGGCATGATCGCCAGCTTTTCGAGGGCGTTGATCAACGAGCTCAAGGAATCGATGAGCGACAGCGAGTTCAACGCAGCGCTGGAGAAGGCCGTCGACGAGATCTATCAGGCCTCTGTCGTCAAGGTTTGAAGCGGCTTTCGGGAGGCGGCGCCGGGCGCATCGCGGCCCGCGCCTTCTTTGCTGGTCGGCACGCTGCTCGACCATTTCAAGTTGCCTGGCCAGATCAATGCCGGCTATGACATCCTGTTCGTCATATGACGCAACTGTCAGCTACTACTACCGGCTCAATCGATCAGGCGCGGGCGCGTCGGGTGCGGGCGCGTCAGGTGCGCGCCCGCGGATAGTTCGTCCCTTTTCACGCACAGTCCCGATCGCATGAGCGAGGCGAACTCAACTGCCGTTGTAGAACGCTTGCATCGCCGCCGCCTCGCCGCTCTTCTGCGAGCGCACGAGTTCTTGATAGACGTCCGCGCGGGTTTTGCCATGGAGCGCGGCAGGAGCGCCGGACACGGAGCTTCCCGACGTGTCCGGACCTTCCGCGCTGTCCGCACTAGGCTGCGCCATGGTCGTCGGATTGGCGCCGGCGGTCTGCGCATTGGCGTGCCAGGCGCACGTGCAAAGTAGTCCGCCAGCCAGGAGTAAAACTGTTTTCATAAGAACCTCTTTTAACTAACGTTGCCGCAACATCCGGTTGCGAGGGGACGAGACAAACCCGGAGCGCTTCGAGAACAGAAACCATGCGAATCACAGTCCGGGAGAGGACGGCGTAGCGAGGCGAATGACAATGACGAAAACATGTCGACTCTCGTTTGCCGTTGCTGTCATACTGATTCTCGGTCTGCGCGGACGCCATCGCTACCCACGTAGGTAGGTGGGCGCAGCAATCGCGCAAGGAAAGATGTAGGCGTTCCCGATCTGGCAGGCGCATCCGGAACGCTACATTTGTAGGTATAACTTCGGATGCCGGGCTGCTATTCTGTTTGAATTGCACGCTGCCCTATCCCCGGACGGCGAACTTCCTGATCGGCGTCGTCATGAGATCGTCAGGCCTCAGGGTGCGCAGGTTCAGCTCACCGGCTCAGGAGCGCGCGTTCCGGTGCGACTACGCGCGACGGTTCTCCGTACAGCGGCGGCTCGCCATCACGATCTTCACCGCGTTATGGATCGTCTTTTCCATCCGCGACTTCTACCGGTTGGACGCACTCGACCCCGCCCATCTGCACCACAACGAACTGATTCTCCTGAGAGTCGCCGCAGCAATCGGAATGACGATTCCCGTGCTGTTCTGGACCCCGCGCGCACTCGATGAACGTTGGGCCGTCCGGCTGCTTGCTGTCTGGACGATCAGTTGCTGGTTCAGTTGCCTGAGAATGCTGCAGTTCTATCCGGGCGACCTTGGCTGGCGGGAAGTCTATCCAGTGCTCCTGTTTTGCCTTTTCCTGATATTCATGGCCTTTCGGCTTCGGGTGATCACGGCGGCGTGGCTGATCGGGATTTGCGTCGTCAGCTATCTGATCATGCTTTATTTCAAACCTGCCGGCGGGAGCGTCGAAATGCGCGTGGAGTCGGTGGCCGCGCACGCCACCATGCTGCCGATGATGTCGATCGTCGGCGTGCTGCTCAGTATTCCGCTGGAACGTGCCGCGAGGCGCGAATTCATGTACCGGCGCACTTTGCGCGCCGCCAAGGCACGCGTTGAAGTAGCGTCGCGCGCCGTCAGCGAGCAGAACAGACGCATGCAGGAACTGGTCAAAGAGAAAGAGCGATTCTTTTCGTCGGCGTACCACGACATCCAGCAGCCTCTCGCCGCAATCAACCTTTTCATCCGCAGCGCCCGCACGAGGATCAGGGACGGCCACGCCGTGGATCGCGACCTCGACGTGATCGAGGAGACCGCGTCCGACATCCTCGACATGTTCAAGGACATTCAGGACTACAGCGAACTGGGCTCATATGTTCCCCGTGTCGTTCCGGTCGATACCCTCGGCCTGTTGACCGAAGTCTTCGAGCAATACCGGGAGACGGCCCGGTTGCGCGGCATCGAACTAAGAATCGCCGGGCGACGACGCGCCCCGCCCTCCATCGAGACCGACCGGTCGCTCTTCAAGCGGTCCTTATCGAATCTCATATCGAACGCGATCAAGAACACGCCATCGGGAGGGGTCGTGCTTGGCTGGGTGCAATTGGATGAACGGCTGCGCGTCGACGTATGGGATACGGGCATCGGCATTGCAGCTGGCCATCGAGAGGCGATCTTCTCCGAGTACTATCAGATCAACAACCCGGGGCGCGACCGGTCAAAAGGGCTGGGACTGGGGCTGTCGATCGTGCATCGTGCGATTCATATTCTCCCGGGACACAGCATGAGCTTCGCTTCCGGGGAAGGTCGCGGCTCGCGCTTTTCCCTTTATGCGGCAGTTTCTGCATCGACCCCGACCGTCGGCGCAAAGGCTCTGGATGGCGACGCCTACACGCCCGATCTCACTGGCACGTTCATGCTTCTGTGCGACGATGAACCTACCGTCCTCGAAGGCCTGAGACGTCTTTTCTCGAGCGCGGGCGCGCTCGTGCACGCCGCTGAATCGATGTCCGGATTCGAAGCCATGCTCGCCGACGACAGCCGCATTCCCGATCTGATCGTCGCCGATATCCGTCTGCGCGACGGAGCCACCGGCAAGGAGGTAGCAGAGCGGATCAGGCGTCATTTCGCGTGGGCGGGCGTGATTCCCGTTGCGTTCATCACCGGCGAACTGCTGTCCGATCAGGTCCTTCGCGATTTCCCCGAACCGTTCGTGCTATTGCGCAAGTCCTCCGCCCCCATCGACCTGCTGGTGGAGATCAGCAGGTACGTCAGCGCTCAGCGAAAGGTCAATCCCGCTCTCGCGAACCATGAGGCACTGAAAGCGTCCCGAGCGTAATGCCTTTCTCCGCCAGCATCACGATGAGTTCCGTGCGGCGCCGCAGGTTGAAATGCGCGAGCAGATGACTGAT
Coding sequences within:
- a CDS encoding HlyD family secretion protein encodes the protein MSSATRFSPRTIRLAAYAVILGVAVLACIWLFAGSTSETTNDAYVTADFTLVAPRVAGQVSEVLVEDNQQVKAGQLLVRIDDRDFRAALMSAGADVAAARASVANYEAEIARQPALVDQARATLRADDATLEFARANAARYRNLSETGAGTTQEQQHAASALAEELAQQARNRAALVATVQNLDVLKTQRDKAAGALARAEAMLEQAKLNLSYTEIHAPIDGKVGRRSARVGAFVTTGAPLLAIVPLSEAYIVANFQENQLARMRPGDTVRIKVDSFPGVVIRGHVDSLAPATGVSFAPIAPDNATGNFTKIVQRVPVRITIDHGQQAAAALSVGLSVETEVAVGRRADMRVAGADSK
- a CDS encoding efflux transporter outer membrane subunit; the encoded protein is MNTRDFSLRTPALALLLCSMLTGCLVGPNFEPPQTATPDVFNRTQTAQAASKAVESGFTPQWWTLFNDPILDSLEQQLSDANLDVAAASARLRQSRAQQRIAGAEEYPALNGAASYDRERGSPNGILSLLGVTPTGSQTQSASGSAPLGVAPLPGAKGSPAYDLYQFGFDASWELDFWGRVRRGVEAASALSDASYEDRNAILLSARAELARDYIQLRDTQALLQIAKQNLDIAHDVTKLTQNRVHEGVTTDLDVANAMAQAESIESLIPTLESRNTTTINAIGVLLAKEPGALQQMLAEPHDVPALPDQVPIGVPSELVQRRPDIRKAEAQLHAATATIGMAKADFYPRISLNGSAGFQSLQLSNLADWASGQFVVGPSITLPIFEGGRLKGTLHLREAQQQEAAIVYQHTVLQAWREVDDALVVYDAEQRRRDRLKTVVSLNQRALSIAQQRYKAGAVDFLDVLNVQKQLLDAQSNLEQSKADADANLITLCKVLGGGWESTYARQDSSRR
- a CDS encoding fructose bisphosphate aldolase, which encodes MADEKMLAQVCEKQGFFAALDQSGGSTPGALRLYGIPETAYNGDAEMFKLIHEMRVRIITAPAFTGDKIIGAILFEATMDGQAQGKPVPAFLWEERGVVPFLKVDKGLQAEADGVQLMKPIPGLDDLLARAAKLSICGTKMRSVINLNSQNGIAAIVKQQFELAAQIDAHGLLPILEPEVSIKSPDKPGAEATLRAELIKGLDALPDSRRVMLKLTIPDAADFYRQLIEHPRVARVVALSGGYTRADACQRLASNHGMIASFSRALINELKESMSDSEFNAALEKAVDEIYQASVVKV
- a CDS encoding hybrid sensor histidine kinase/response regulator, with amino-acid sequence MNCTLPYPRTANFLIGVVMRSSGLRVRRFSSPAQERAFRCDYARRFSVQRRLAITIFTALWIVFSIRDFYRLDALDPAHLHHNELILLRVAAAIGMTIPVLFWTPRALDERWAVRLLAVWTISCWFSCLRMLQFYPGDLGWREVYPVLLFCLFLIFMAFRLRVITAAWLIGICVVSYLIMLYFKPAGGSVEMRVESVAAHATMLPMMSIVGVLLSIPLERAARREFMYRRTLRAAKARVEVASRAVSEQNRRMQELVKEKERFFSSAYHDIQQPLAAINLFIRSARTRIRDGHAVDRDLDVIEETASDILDMFKDIQDYSELGSYVPRVVPVDTLGLLTEVFEQYRETARLRGIELRIAGRRRAPPSIETDRSLFKRSLSNLISNAIKNTPSGGVVLGWVQLDERLRVDVWDTGIGIAAGHREAIFSEYYQINNPGRDRSKGLGLGLSIVHRAIHILPGHSMSFASGEGRGSRFSLYAAVSASTPTVGAKALDGDAYTPDLTGTFMLLCDDEPTVLEGLRRLFSSAGALVHAAESMSGFEAMLADDSRIPDLIVADIRLRDGATGKEVAERIRRHFAWAGVIPVAFITGELLSDQVLRDFPEPFVLLRKSSAPIDLLVEISRYVSAQRKVNPALANHEALKASRA